In Paenibacillus larvae subsp. larvae, the following proteins share a genomic window:
- a CDS encoding helix-turn-helix domain-containing protein translates to MAYKYGISKSTLVKWPRRYNVYGLEGLEVRTKNRSYSAELKLQAVLDYLKGELSQYDIIDKYKIASRTQLSNWVKKYNSHSSLKAYQGGVKDMTKGRKTTWQERLEIVQYCLTHNQDYRKTAEQYQASYQQVYQVKKYQDGGQERWPRT, encoded by the coding sequence GTGGCGTATAAGTATGGGATATCGAAATCAACCCTGGTGAAATGGCCACGCCGATATAACGTCTATGGTTTGGAAGGACTAGAAGTTCGGACAAAGAACCGCAGCTATTCTGCAGAACTTAAGCTTCAGGCAGTGTTGGATTACCTTAAGGGGGAATTATCCCAATACGACATCATTGATAAATACAAGATTGCGAGCAGAACACAGCTATCGAACTGGGTGAAGAAGTATAATAGTCATAGCAGCTTAAAGGCCTATCAAGGGGGAGTAAAAGATATGACGAAGGGACGTAAGACAACCTGGCAGGAACGGTTGGAGATTGTTCAATATTGTCTGACACATAACCAGGACTATAGGAAGACAGCGGAGCAGTATCAGGCTTCCTACCAACAGGTATACCAGGTGAAGAAATATCAGGACGGTGGGCAAGAACGATGGCCGAGGACGTAA
- a CDS encoding HAD family hydrolase — MAYLLAGDRKVRIEGILFDKDGTLLDFMSLWGEWAQSVCDSLAGYVSSESSISLDDLLGTVSDDKGNIVSHNPKGPLMMASPEEMGAIIAWRLYYEGHSWNDSLMLARRFFQAADAHVEEQRGAKPIHGLPEFLGQCRAQGLKLAVVTSDHTASAVKHLEWMNIRDYFEHIIGDDQVKHGKPHPEMVGEACARLGLVPSQTVMIGDANGDMQMGKRGGVALTVGIASGPEARDALRDADIIAGHYHELSLSAEL, encoded by the coding sequence ATGGCATACTTGTTGGCAGGTGACCGGAAGGTCAGGATTGAAGGTATTTTGTTCGATAAGGACGGGACACTTTTGGATTTTATGAGCTTGTGGGGCGAATGGGCCCAATCCGTGTGCGATTCACTGGCCGGATATGTATCTTCAGAGAGTTCGATTTCGCTGGATGATTTGCTGGGAACGGTGAGTGATGACAAGGGAAATATTGTCTCCCATAACCCCAAAGGGCCGCTTATGATGGCCTCCCCGGAAGAAATGGGGGCGATTATCGCCTGGCGGTTATATTATGAAGGTCATTCCTGGAATGATTCTCTGATGCTGGCCCGCCGTTTTTTCCAAGCGGCTGATGCGCATGTGGAAGAACAGAGGGGAGCGAAGCCGATACATGGGTTGCCCGAATTTCTGGGGCAATGCCGTGCACAGGGGCTTAAGCTTGCTGTCGTTACTTCGGATCATACTGCATCGGCTGTCAAACATTTGGAATGGATGAATATTCGCGATTATTTTGAGCATATAATCGGAGACGATCAAGTAAAACACGGCAAGCCCCATCCTGAAATGGTCGGGGAGGCCTGTGCCCGCCTGGGTCTTGTTCCGTCACAGACGGTTATGATTGGAGACGCCAACGGGGACATGCAAATGGGGAAACGGGGAGGCGTGGCACTTACTGTCGGAATCGCCTCCGGCCCGGAAGCACGGGATGCACTTCGTGATGCCGATATTATTGCAGGCCATTATCATGAACTTTCTCTATCAGCCGAATTATAA
- a CDS encoding radical SAM/SPASM domain-containing protein, translating to MVVRGKISLKNKNKLKPSRFNFHVEDNNLLKVYNSYRGDIVAFTGKEVPLVKAILRRKEIDLSDNKEKELRLIDFLFKKGYLVNLEINEFQLGTSQKYNMLSSERTLQLILLTNEDCNFRCTYCYEDFTKSEMKTDVQLGIIQFLEKNISRYRQLFINWFGGEPLKSFDIIKNLSYKIMGICERYNVHYYAGITTNGYLLDKDTFEQLLDLNVVSYQITLDGTAETHNTYRAGRFGEKTFDKILSNLIAMKQFSSNFTVVLRSNINNEVSAVMNDYISLVSNIFVEDPRFILHFIPIQNLKGEQKADIHLCDTKDLFPLYNKAKKEGFEFNFYKQYLRPGGSQCYASNPSSYVIGSDGMIYKCTVAFNNPYNHVGDLLENGQMILDQERWSLWITGGVNEDPMCTKCFFRPSCQGNACPLERIESNKTPCPPIKKSLKNYVKLVDGDYDYDDQNIQ from the coding sequence ATGGTCGTAAGAGGTAAGATTTCGTTAAAGAACAAAAATAAGTTGAAACCATCACGTTTCAATTTTCACGTAGAGGATAACAATTTATTAAAGGTTTATAATTCCTATCGCGGGGATATCGTTGCTTTTACCGGAAAAGAAGTACCGTTAGTTAAAGCTATATTGAGAAGAAAAGAGATAGATTTATCGGATAACAAAGAAAAAGAGTTGAGACTTATTGATTTTTTATTCAAAAAAGGTTATCTCGTTAACCTAGAGATTAATGAATTCCAATTGGGAACTTCTCAAAAATACAACATGCTATCCAGTGAACGTACATTACAATTGATATTATTGACAAACGAAGATTGTAATTTCAGGTGCACATACTGTTATGAAGATTTTACAAAATCTGAGATGAAAACTGATGTACAACTAGGAATTATTCAATTCTTGGAAAAGAATATTTCAAGATATAGGCAGCTGTTTATTAATTGGTTTGGAGGAGAACCTTTAAAATCATTTGATATCATTAAAAATCTTTCTTACAAAATAATGGGAATTTGTGAGAGATACAATGTTCACTACTACGCTGGAATTACGACAAATGGCTATTTGCTCGACAAAGATACGTTTGAGCAATTATTGGATTTGAATGTAGTCTCCTACCAAATTACTTTGGACGGAACTGCGGAGACGCACAATACTTATCGGGCTGGAAGATTTGGAGAAAAAACATTCGATAAAATTTTATCTAATCTGATTGCTATGAAACAGTTTTCCAGTAACTTCACAGTTGTCCTCAGGTCAAATATCAACAATGAAGTGTCAGCCGTCATGAATGATTACATTTCATTGGTAAGTAACATTTTCGTCGAAGATCCGCGTTTTATTCTTCATTTTATTCCGATCCAGAATTTAAAAGGAGAACAAAAAGCTGATATTCATTTATGTGATACCAAAGATCTGTTTCCCCTATACAATAAAGCTAAAAAAGAGGGTTTCGAGTTTAATTTCTATAAGCAATACCTGAGGCCGGGCGGTTCGCAATGCTATGCCTCTAATCCGTCCTCTTACGTTATTGGATCGGATGGCATGATTTATAAATGTACAGTTGCTTTTAACAATCCTTATAATCATGTTGGAGATTTATTGGAGAATGGCCAAATGATATTGGATCAGGAGAGATGGAGCTTGTGGATTACCGGTGGAGTCAATGAAGACCCAATGTGTACCAAATGCTTCTTCAGGCCATCTTGCCAGGGAAATGCCTGCCCCCTTGAACGGATTGAATCTAATAAAACTCCATGTCCTCCCATCAAGAAAAGTTTAAAAAATTATGTCAAACTTGTCGATGGAGATTATGATTATGATGACCAAAACATACAATAA
- a CDS encoding sigma-70 family RNA polymerase sigma factor, whose amino-acid sequence MDAMTKTVQPSEESIKELLNTMSKNPVIHQFLKRDEHYQLLLENLSNPTPENSRQLDESFRSFFFELRFTTYISSLIRNAAIDFDKKIRRNQRRLVFFPSNDPSHLHFVHPSLQVQPDLNPDSLQLEDMVTNEVLHEAIQQLTGKEKSVLLASYVWDYSDTEIARLNKVSQQSVSKTRLKALSKLRKYLVDSGYGKSEEEKAGD is encoded by the coding sequence ATGGATGCCATGACGAAAACAGTCCAGCCGTCAGAGGAAAGCATAAAGGAATTGTTAAATACTATGTCGAAAAACCCTGTCATTCACCAGTTTCTTAAACGGGATGAACATTACCAGTTGCTGCTGGAAAATTTATCAAATCCGACGCCAGAGAACTCCAGGCAATTGGATGAATCGTTCCGCTCGTTTTTCTTTGAACTCAGGTTCACCACTTATATCTCATCCTTAATCCGCAATGCAGCCATTGATTTTGACAAGAAAATCAGAAGAAATCAAAGAAGACTTGTTTTTTTCCCTAGTAATGATCCTTCACATCTCCATTTTGTTCATCCGTCTCTTCAAGTGCAGCCGGATCTGAACCCCGACAGTTTACAGCTTGAGGATATGGTAACCAATGAGGTCTTGCACGAAGCCATTCAGCAGCTAACAGGAAAAGAGAAATCGGTTCTGCTTGCGTCCTATGTATGGGACTACTCAGATACAGAAATTGCCCGTCTAAACAAAGTCTCTCAACAATCCGTATCCAAAACCAGACTCAAAGCCCTGAGTAAACTGAGGAAGTATTTAGTTGATAGCGGATATGGGAAAAGTGAAGAAGAAAAAGCGGGTGATTGA
- a CDS encoding flavoprotein: MMTKTYNKILIGITGAIGAINVYNYFFVLKNEFQCQIETVITDNAKQFISKMALTNVFDYVYDELFTSSMKSPHVNIVQNVDLFLILPASANFLSKMAHGVGDDLLSCCVLNYAKPIYIAPNMNEIMWNNPRIQQNIITLKEDGHIFVNVESFGYKTAQGSYIKSDASLPQPQELVQYILNRGAKADESRAEIRN; encoded by the coding sequence ATGATGACCAAAACATACAATAAAATATTAATAGGTATAACGGGAGCAATTGGTGCCATTAATGTGTATAACTATTTTTTTGTACTCAAAAACGAATTTCAATGTCAAATAGAAACTGTAATAACGGACAATGCAAAACAATTTATTTCCAAAATGGCATTGACTAATGTTTTTGATTATGTCTATGACGAATTATTTACTTCGAGTATGAAATCACCCCACGTCAATATTGTACAGAATGTCGATCTTTTTCTCATTCTCCCGGCATCCGCTAACTTCTTGTCTAAGATGGCTCATGGGGTTGGAGATGATCTGCTCAGTTGTTGTGTATTAAATTATGCAAAGCCTATCTATATAGCCCCTAATATGAACGAAATTATGTGGAATAATCCAAGGATTCAACAGAATATAATTACTTTAAAGGAAGATGGTCATATATTTGTGAACGTAGAAAGTTTTGGTTACAAAACAGCTCAGGGTTCCTATATAAAATCTGATGCCTCTCTTCCACAACCCCAAGAATTAGTCCAATATATTTTGAATCGGGGTGCTAAAGCTGATGAATCCAGAGCCGAAATCCGCAACTGA
- a CDS encoding lysoplasmalogenase family protein, whose protein sequence is MLSFGIAHVCYLASFAGIAGTKGIAIMNTDLIAGAVLLVVTQTWIWRTILRVPTHPRAVVNGAFAYGLLVGSTAVAAAGLWQATAGHWWLPLAGGLLFVLSDFFIGWSDIGGRRMNNPHLWIWVTYGLAQACIVYSPLIHDL, encoded by the coding sequence ATGCTGTCGTTCGGCATTGCCCACGTCTGTTATCTGGCCTCGTTTGCCGGAATTGCAGGCACAAAAGGCATCGCTATTATGAACACCGATTTGATCGCCGGCGCCGTCCTGCTTGTTGTTACCCAGACATGGATTTGGCGCACGATCCTGCGCGTTCCCACCCACCCCCGGGCCGTTGTGAACGGTGCTTTCGCCTACGGGCTGCTCGTAGGTTCGACAGCCGTAGCCGCAGCCGGTTTATGGCAAGCAACAGCGGGCCATTGGTGGCTTCCTCTTGCGGGCGGTCTCCTGTTCGTTCTGTCCGACTTCTTCATCGGGTGGTCGGATATCGGCGGACGGCGAATGAACAATCCCCATCTATGGATATGGGTTACCTACGGGCTGGCCCAGGCTTGCATTGTGTATTCGCCTCTCATTCACGATTTATAA
- a CDS encoding FadR/GntR family transcriptional regulator has translation MEIKKAVRTSLSKQIAAQFETLIETGTWQVGTKIPPEPELVELLGVSRNTIREAVQALIHNGMLEARQGDGTYVTASNSFEAAMFRRLRGSDVGEILEVRYLLEREIARLAALRRTEEDVKKIGNWLEQRNKQARARQNFVQADLKFHMAIAEAAHNTILIELYKYMYDHLRMTISSVVDNAEVAEEHIQTHRRLFEAIRDKNKTEAEIAASQIIEVIQQEWGLNSKRG, from the coding sequence ATGGAAATAAAAAAAGCGGTCCGGACTTCTTTATCGAAACAGATAGCAGCCCAATTTGAAACTTTGATTGAAACAGGCACATGGCAGGTTGGTACGAAAATTCCTCCCGAGCCGGAGTTAGTGGAATTACTGGGAGTAAGCCGCAATACAATCCGTGAAGCGGTACAGGCATTGATTCATAATGGCATGCTTGAAGCAAGACAAGGGGACGGCACATATGTGACAGCCTCCAACAGCTTCGAGGCAGCGATGTTTCGCAGGCTGAGAGGTTCGGACGTGGGTGAGATTCTGGAAGTCCGTTATTTGCTGGAAAGGGAAATAGCCCGGTTGGCTGCTTTAAGAAGGACAGAAGAGGATGTTAAGAAGATTGGAAATTGGCTGGAACAAAGAAATAAGCAGGCCAGAGCGAGACAAAATTTCGTTCAGGCCGACCTGAAATTTCATATGGCCATTGCCGAAGCTGCTCATAATACTATTCTGATCGAACTGTATAAATACATGTACGATCATTTGCGTATGACCATTAGCAGTGTAGTGGATAATGCCGAAGTGGCGGAGGAACATATTCAGACCCACCGCCGCCTCTTTGAGGCAATCCGCGATAAGAACAAAACTGAAGCAGAGATAGCTGCCTCGCAGATAATTGAAGTCATTCAGCAAGAATGGGGGCTCAATAGTAAGAGGGGGTAA
- a CDS encoding IS256 family transposase, with the protein MAQYQINVDSQLLHQLFLGNSQDAGVAKLLESVLNQVLQAQVSEQVEADRYERTENRKAYRNGSYPHGLHTRVGTITLSVPRIRGGKFTTELFSRYQRSEQALILAMMEMVVNGVSTRKVSQVTEELCGTEFSKSTVSDLCKRLDPIVTAWNNRSLADSLFPFVLVDAMYLKVREDGRVRSRGIMIAIGVNTEGYREVLGLMLGDTESEASWSEFFSSLKGRGLRGVDLITSDDHGGLVRAVRQQLQGVTWQRCQTHFTRNVLEASPKALKDEIHGRLRSILDAPDTGTARFLLKQTLAAYEDKAGKAMGVLESGFDDATAVLMLPERYRKRLRTTNSVERLNEEVRRRERVIRIFPNRESVIRLIGALLMEQDEKWAAGKKYLDMTEYMEWRKDRPKSDAKVTRIM; encoded by the coding sequence ATGGCTCAATACCAGATTAACGTAGATTCGCAGCTTTTGCATCAACTATTTTTGGGAAATTCTCAGGATGCGGGTGTAGCCAAGCTGCTCGAGTCTGTACTGAACCAAGTCTTACAAGCACAGGTGAGTGAACAAGTGGAAGCAGATCGTTATGAACGAACAGAGAATCGAAAAGCGTACCGGAATGGATCGTATCCACATGGGCTGCATACGCGGGTGGGAACCATTACACTAAGTGTTCCGCGCATCCGTGGTGGGAAGTTCACGACAGAGCTCTTTAGTCGTTACCAGAGAAGTGAACAAGCGTTAATCTTAGCGATGATGGAAATGGTCGTAAACGGCGTCTCTACGCGTAAAGTCTCGCAAGTAACCGAAGAACTCTGCGGAACCGAGTTTTCTAAATCCACTGTTTCAGACCTTTGTAAGCGGCTGGATCCCATCGTAACTGCTTGGAATAATCGAAGCCTGGCAGACAGCCTCTTTCCGTTTGTTCTCGTAGATGCGATGTATCTCAAGGTCCGTGAAGACGGTCGTGTACGCTCACGAGGCATCATGATTGCCATTGGTGTAAACACCGAGGGCTATCGTGAAGTCCTTGGCCTGATGCTGGGTGACACAGAATCTGAAGCAAGCTGGAGTGAGTTTTTCAGCTCTCTAAAAGGACGTGGATTACGAGGTGTGGATCTCATTACCTCCGACGATCATGGCGGCCTTGTACGCGCGGTACGGCAGCAGCTGCAAGGGGTAACATGGCAGCGATGCCAGACTCACTTCACGCGAAATGTATTAGAAGCCTCACCCAAAGCCTTGAAGGATGAGATCCATGGCCGTCTACGGTCGATTCTAGATGCTCCTGATACTGGAACGGCAAGGTTTTTATTAAAACAGACCTTAGCGGCTTATGAAGATAAGGCGGGTAAGGCGATGGGCGTGCTGGAAAGCGGATTTGACGATGCTACCGCCGTCTTAATGCTGCCAGAGCGTTACCGAAAACGGCTGCGCACGACAAATAGCGTTGAGCGTCTCAACGAAGAGGTTAGACGCCGGGAACGTGTCATTCGCATCTTCCCAAACCGTGAATCCGTGATTCGTCTTATTGGTGCTCTATTGATGGAACAGGATGAAAAATGGGCAGCCGGCAAGAAATATCTCGACATGACCGAGTACATGGAATGGCGGAAGGATCGGCCAAAGTCCGATGCCAAAGTGACTCGCATTATGTAG
- a CDS encoding DUF3298 and DUF4163 domain-containing protein: MKVSFPLPVQTIRFQAEGVRVYAPAVSGLTDSNVQNKINQTIEMQTKTLMNEQGYPKQASNLEMTGSYEIKTNQRAVLSLCLRNYAYIQGHAHGLTIIRSLTANTATGRFYLLHELFKPGSEYVTKISELIRIQIKERELPLLEPFAGIWPDQEFYISDKALVIYFQAYEITPYYVGLPMFPIPVYTLHNLIEEKSPLGAMLAE; the protein is encoded by the coding sequence ATGAAAGTTTCTTTTCCTTTACCTGTTCAGACCATACGTTTTCAGGCAGAGGGAGTCCGGGTCTATGCTCCTGCCGTTTCCGGTTTAACCGATTCCAATGTACAAAATAAAATAAATCAAACTATTGAAATGCAGACAAAAACATTGATGAATGAACAGGGCTATCCTAAACAGGCTTCCAACCTGGAAATGACGGGAAGCTATGAGATCAAAACAAATCAAAGGGCGGTACTAAGCCTATGTCTCAGAAATTACGCCTACATCCAAGGACATGCTCACGGACTCACGATTATTCGCTCCCTGACTGCTAATACGGCAACAGGCCGGTTTTATTTACTTCATGAACTGTTTAAACCGGGAAGCGAATATGTAACTAAAATATCCGAATTGATCAGGATACAGATCAAGGAAAGGGAATTGCCGCTGCTCGAACCTTTCGCCGGCATTTGGCCTGACCAGGAGTTTTATATCTCTGACAAAGCACTCGTCATTTATTTTCAGGCATACGAGATTACCCCTTATTATGTTGGTTTGCCCATGTTCCCTATCCCGGTCTATACCTTGCACAATTTGATTGAGGAAAAAAGCCCCCTTGGTGCCATGCTTGCTGAATAA
- a CDS encoding type II toxin-antitoxin system PemK/MazF family toxin — protein MDFNPQIGHEQAGRRPGLVVSPTSFNRVTGFIVVCPITRTVRNYPYEVPLPSDLMTEGVVLAHQVKSLDWKARKAEVREKVPQEIIDDVLDLIHTFL, from the coding sequence ATGGATTTTAACCCGCAGATTGGACATGAACAAGCCGGAAGAAGACCAGGCCTTGTTGTCTCTCCTACATCATTCAATAGGGTAACAGGCTTTATAGTTGTATGCCCTATTACAAGAACCGTTAGGAATTATCCATATGAAGTTCCCCTCCCTTCCGATCTTATGACCGAAGGTGTTGTTTTGGCTCATCAAGTAAAAAGCTTGGATTGGAAGGCAAGAAAGGCAGAAGTTCGGGAAAAAGTACCACAAGAAATTATTGACGATGTACTGGATTTAATTCACACTTTCCTATAG
- a CDS encoding MFS transporter yields the protein MNPEPKSATETTLFRNRNYRFLLVADILSSPGYYIYIIAVEWLMLTLYDSRSYLGLMLFSSSFARLLFTIYGGIIADRLNRKLIILVTQWGEAFIIAAILLCYIADVISPVFLIVASFLFGILSAFASPAYESIITSIVEKSSLQRGNALLRLANQYSLIIGPLISSTLIVTIGFVGVFSFSLLTILASSLLVSFIQVPDQQFSEHSTSQWDDFKASVTHIRKHQVLPILMVLGFVMNFFVAGPIGVVIPILAKDILEGNAFVLGMLEVSLGLGFILGSITVSIRKPFNRPGLAILYSLLVMVLAYSALGFVQQLILSMFALLLVSFFIQLMNIPLFTYIQTNTEANMVGKVMSLFISVASGLTPLSFAMISYLLHLHIDIQLIIRIFGAFLIVITAGTFLISPIRNLTYENSPQGAKQPEKDQGVSS from the coding sequence ATGAATCCAGAGCCGAAATCCGCAACTGAAACCACACTTTTCCGTAATCGCAACTATCGGTTCCTTCTTGTTGCGGATATCTTATCAAGTCCAGGGTATTACATCTATATTATAGCCGTTGAGTGGCTCATGTTGACCTTATATGATTCCCGGAGCTATTTGGGATTAATGCTGTTTTCCTCTTCCTTTGCCAGACTATTATTCACCATTTATGGAGGCATCATTGCGGACCGGCTGAACCGGAAACTGATTATTCTTGTAACGCAGTGGGGAGAAGCATTTATTATTGCAGCCATCCTGCTTTGCTATATCGCAGATGTGATTAGTCCTGTTTTTCTTATTGTAGCTTCCTTTCTATTTGGCATTTTAAGTGCCTTTGCCTCTCCGGCCTACGAATCCATCATCACGTCTATCGTAGAAAAAAGCAGCTTGCAAAGAGGCAATGCTCTACTGCGACTGGCTAATCAATACAGTCTCATCATCGGACCGCTGATCAGCAGTACACTCATTGTCACCATCGGCTTTGTAGGTGTATTCTCATTCAGTCTCCTTACGATTCTTGCATCCTCTCTCCTTGTATCTTTTATTCAAGTCCCCGATCAACAATTTTCTGAGCATTCAACATCACAATGGGACGACTTCAAAGCATCCGTAACTCATATCCGTAAACACCAGGTGCTGCCCATTTTAATGGTGCTTGGTTTTGTCATGAATTTTTTTGTTGCAGGGCCTATAGGAGTCGTAATTCCTATATTGGCAAAAGATATATTAGAAGGCAATGCCTTCGTATTGGGCATGTTGGAGGTATCTTTGGGATTGGGATTTATTTTAGGTTCCATTACGGTTTCAATACGAAAACCATTTAACAGGCCTGGTTTAGCCATCTTATATTCACTCCTAGTGATGGTTCTCGCTTACTCCGCTCTCGGGTTCGTTCAACAACTTATCCTATCCATGTTCGCGCTTCTGCTGGTCAGTTTCTTCATCCAACTGATGAACATCCCGTTATTTACCTACATTCAAACCAATACCGAGGCTAATATGGTTGGAAAAGTCATGAGCCTGTTTATATCTGTAGCATCCGGATTAACTCCGCTTTCATTCGCCATGATTTCTTATCTGCTGCACCTCCACATTGATATACAGTTGATTATCCGCATTTTCGGTGCTTTCTTAATCGTTATTACAGCAGGAACATTTCTGATTTCCCCCATTAGGAATCTTACATATGAAAACTCGCCCCAGGGAGCAAAACAGCCGGAAAAAGACCAAGGAGTGTCGTCTTAA
- a CDS encoding CynX/NimT family MFS transporter: MFLVGIMFIAFNLRPAITSVGPLVGSIRNNLGISNGAAGLITTLPLISFAIFSLLAPKLGSRFGNEWTVFAGLLILMAGILIRSAGWTAALFGGTSMVGVGIAIGNVLLPSLVKQKYPKKMGIMTSMYSTAMNVFAALASGISIPLATGLHLGWDNSLLFWTIPALLAAVIWLPQLRSREKQPHAKELPQAEIRLWFSGIAWQVTVFMGLQSFLFYSFIAWMPEILHSYGMSGSTAGWMLSVTQFAGLPATFLAPVLAERFRDQRGIVAGIGILYFIGIAGLLAEGSLVILSICIVFIGIGQGASISLSLTLLGLRSANARQAAALSGMAQSVGYLLAAAGPILIGFIFDHTHSWLWPILVLTGVLIVMVTAGLGAGRNRYVLGAKKKDSVTYSSL; the protein is encoded by the coding sequence ATGTTTTTAGTTGGGATTATGTTCATTGCGTTTAATTTGCGCCCGGCCATTACGTCAGTGGGTCCCCTTGTCGGTTCCATCCGAAACAATCTCGGGATATCCAACGGCGCTGCGGGATTAATAACGACCCTGCCGCTGATCTCTTTCGCGATATTTTCCCTACTTGCCCCGAAACTTGGAAGCAGGTTTGGGAATGAGTGGACGGTGTTTGCGGGATTGCTGATTCTAATGGCCGGTATCCTGATCCGCTCAGCCGGTTGGACGGCTGCGTTATTTGGTGGAACGTCGATGGTCGGTGTTGGCATTGCTATCGGTAATGTACTTCTGCCGAGTCTGGTCAAGCAAAAGTACCCCAAAAAAATGGGAATTATGACCAGCATGTATTCGACAGCCATGAACGTCTTTGCCGCACTGGCTTCAGGCATTAGTATCCCGCTGGCGACCGGACTTCATTTGGGATGGGACAACTCGCTATTATTCTGGACCATCCCGGCTTTACTTGCCGCTGTTATCTGGTTACCGCAGCTCAGGAGCAGAGAGAAACAGCCTCACGCCAAAGAATTGCCGCAGGCTGAAATCCGGCTCTGGTTTTCCGGAATAGCCTGGCAGGTTACTGTCTTCATGGGACTGCAATCCTTCCTGTTTTACTCCTTCATTGCCTGGATGCCGGAGATTCTCCACAGTTACGGCATGAGCGGCTCCACGGCAGGATGGATGTTGTCGGTTACACAGTTTGCCGGACTGCCGGCCACTTTCCTTGCCCCGGTGCTGGCTGAACGCTTTCGCGATCAAAGAGGAATTGTAGCCGGAATCGGCATTCTTTACTTCATCGGCATAGCCGGTCTTCTGGCCGAAGGCAGCCTCGTTATTTTGTCTATTTGCATTGTATTTATCGGTATAGGCCAGGGAGCCAGTATCAGTCTGTCCCTTACTCTGCTTGGACTTAGGTCCGCAAATGCCAGACAGGCGGCCGCTCTGTCCGGAATGGCCCAGTCGGTCGGCTATTTGCTTGCAGCAGCAGGCCCAATCCTGATCGGATTTATATTTGATCACACGCATTCCTGGCTTTGGCCTATCCTGGTCCTGACCGGAGTGCTTATCGTTATGGTAACGGCCGGACTCGGTGCGGGACGAAACCGTTACGTGCTTGGGGCCAAAAAGAAAGACAGCGTTACTTACAGCAGCCTGTAA
- a CDS encoding AbrB/MazE/SpoVT family DNA-binding domain-containing protein, whose product MSVMSTIVSKWGNSLAIRIPSNLAESLNIKEGSEVELSIMDSTLTIKPKKRKPTLEELLAKITDGNHHEEIDFGKPEGNEVW is encoded by the coding sequence ATGAGTGTAATGAGCACAATTGTGAGCAAATGGGGAAATAGTCTCGCAATCCGCATTCCAAGTAACCTGGCAGAAAGCCTAAACATAAAAGAGGGTTCTGAAGTTGAATTAAGCATCATGGATAGTACACTAACTATAAAACCTAAAAAACGTAAGCCAACTCTTGAAGAATTACTGGCAAAAATAACAGACGGTAACCATCATGAGGAAATTGACTTTGGAAAACCGGAGGGGAACGAGGTTTGGTAA